GGTGGAGGCCGCGCCCGACCTCGTCCTCGCCGGCCGGTTCGACCGTCCCGACGCGGCGGGTGCTGGCCTGGTTGACCGCTCCGCGGCCCTCCAGGGCGCTGACGTGGTGGTCGACTTCTCGACGCCGGCCGCCTCCGTCGCCCTGGCCGGGGAGGCCGCCACCCTGGGCGGTCCGGCCCTGGTGATCGGCTCCACAGGCTTCTCGCCCGGCGAGATCGACGCCCTGGCCCAGGCGGCCCTGCGCATCCCGATCGTCCGGGCCGGGAACTTCTCCCTCGGGGTGAACATGCTGATGGGCCTGGTCGAGCTGGCCTCCGCGGCCCTCTCGCCCGCCGAGTTCGACATCGAGGTGACCGAGGCCCACCACCGCCGCAAGGTCGACGCCCCCTCCGGCACGGCCCTCATGCTGGGCGAGGCCGCGGCGCGGGGGCGCGGGGTGGACCTGAACCAGGCCGCCATCCGCGCCCGGGACGGGATCACCGGCGCGCGCGCCGAAGGCGCCATCGGCTTTTCCGTCGTGCGCGGCGGCGGGGTGATCGGCGAGCACTCGGTCCTGTTCGCCGGAGAGGATGAGATCCTGACCCTAAGCCACTCCGCCCGGGACCGGGGCCTCTTCGCCCGCGGCGCCCTGGCCGCCGCCCGCTGGGCCGTTGCGCGCGCGCCCGGCGCCTACGACATGCAGGACGTCCTCGGCTTCCGGCGCTGAACCTCGATCAGGGGATGACCGCCGCCCCGTCCACGTCTTCGAACAGGGCCAGGGCCCGCTCCGCCCAGGCGTGGAACAGGGCCAGTCCCCGGGGACTGTCGAAGTCGAGGGAGCCGATGGCCACCACCGGCCAGCACCAGGCGAGCATGGCGCAGATCCGGAAGGCCTCCCGGGCCTGCGAGAGGCTGTAGTCGCCGACCCCGGCGCGGACCAGGCCTTCATGGTGGCGCGCGA
The sequence above is a segment of the Phenylobacterium parvum genome. Coding sequences within it:
- the dapB gene encoding 4-hydroxy-tetrahydrodipicolinate reductase; translated protein: MTQPIRIAVSGALGRMGLAVAAAVEAAPDLVLAGRFDRPDAAGAGLVDRSAALQGADVVVDFSTPAASVALAGEAATLGGPALVIGSTGFSPGEIDALAQAALRIPIVRAGNFSLGVNMLMGLVELASAALSPAEFDIEVTEAHHRRKVDAPSGTALMLGEAAARGRGVDLNQAAIRARDGITGARAEGAIGFSVVRGGGVIGEHSVLFAGEDEILTLSHSARDRGLFARGALAAARWAVARAPGAYDMQDVLGFRR